The Flavobacterium sp. 1 genome contains the following window.
TTTGAAACGAAAAGCGGGATTAGCTCCAAAAAAAACAGCTATCATTACAATAGCTGTTCCTCTTTTTTCTGTTTTCTCGATTAAGACCCACACATTTCGCAATCTTCCGGGCCAGCATTTTTAGCTAATTCAATCATTGCTCTGTATTCTTCAGGAGTCATTTGAGCTTGCACCTCAACGGCTTCAAGAACTCTTGCTTGTGGTTTAGAATCAGGAATAGCTTCCTCTTTTTTATCGTTGTTCAACGTAAACTTAATAGCATCAACCGCTGCTTTGGTTCTCAAGTAGTACATTCCGGTTTTCAATCCAGACTGCCAAGCATAGAAGTGCATAGATGTCAATTTAGAATAATTGGCGTCCTGCATGAACAAGTTCAGCGATTGTGACTGATCTACAAAATATCCTCTTTGACGAGACATATCGATGATATCTTTCATTGACATTTCCCAAACAGTTTTATACAACTCCTTCAAATCTTGCGGAATTATATCAATGTTCTGCACCGATCCGTTGTGACGCATGATTTCTTGTTTCAAGTTATCATTCCACAATCCAAGTCTTACTAAATCGTGTAATAAATGTTTGTTCACTACGATAAATTCTCCAGATAGTACACGTCTTGTGTAAATATTTGAAGTATAAGGTTCAAATGCTTCGTTGTTACCCAAAATTTGAGAAGTCGAAGCCGTTGGCATTGGCGCAACCAATAATGAGTTACGAACTCCGTTTTTCACCACTTCTTTTCTAAGCGAAGCCCAGTCCCATCTTCCTGATAACTCTTCGTCTTTCATTCCCCACAAATTGTGCTGGAATTCACCGTTTGACATTGGAGAACCTTTGAAAGTAGAATATGGACCTTCTTCTATTGCCATTTCCATAGATGCGGTACAGGCAGCAAAGTAAAGGGTTTCGAATATTTCTTGGTTTAATGTTTTAGCTTCGTCACTTGTAAAAGGCAAACGTAACATGATGAAAGCATCAGCAAGACCTTGTACTCCAAGACCGATTGGTCTGTGACGCATATTGGAATTTTCGGCTTCTTTTACAGGATAGTAGTTTCTGTCGATTACTCTGTTCAAGTTACGAGTCACTCGTTTAGTTACATCAAATAATAATTGATGATTAAAAGCTCCATTCTCGATAAACATCGGTAAAGAAATAGAAGCCAAATTACAAACCGCCACCTCATCACTTGAAGTGAATTCCATAATCTCGGTACACAAATTCGATGAACGAATAGTTCCTAGATTTTTTTGGTTTGATTTTCTGTTGGCTGCATCTTTATACAACATATAAGGCGTTCCAGTCTCAATTTGTGACTCAAGGATTTTCTCCCATAATTCACGTGCTTTGATGGTTTTTCTACCTTTTCCTCTAAATTCATAATCGGTATATAAAGCTTCGAATTCTTCGCCATACACATCATACAAACCTGGACATTCGTTAGGACACATCAAAGTCCAAGTAGAATCTTCCTGAACACGTTTCATGAATAAATCAGAAGTCCACATCGCGAAGAATAAATCTCTGGCACGCATCTCTTCTTTACCTGTATTCTTTTTCAAATCCAGAAAGTCGAAAATATCGGCATGCCAAGTTTCGATATAAATTGCAAAACTCCCTTTTCTTTTTCCTCCACCTTGATCTACATAACGAGCTGTATCGTTAAAAACTCTCAACATTGGCACAATTCCGTTTGAAGTACCGTTTGTACCACGAATATAAGAACCCGTTGCACGAACATTATGGATAGAAAGTCCAACTCCGCCAGCTGATTGCGAGATTTTTGCTGTTTGTTTTAAAGTATCATAAATACCATCAATACTGTCATCCTGCATTGCCAAAAGGAAGCAAGAAGACATTTGAGGTTTTGGAGTACCTGCGTTAAATAAAGTTGGAGTTGCGTGGGTAAAGAATTTTTTAGACATTAAGTCATAAGTTTCCAATACCGATTTTAAATCGTCAAGGTGAATCCCAACAGAAACACGCATCAGCATGTGTTGCGGACGCTCCACTATTTTTCCGTTTATTTTTAATAAATACGAACGTTCAAGCGTTTTAAAACCAAAATAATCGTAGTTAAAATCTCTATTGTAAATGATATGCGAATCCAAAAATTCGGCATTTTCCATAATCACTTTATGAACCTCTTCAGCCAATAATGGCGACTCTTGATTAGTTCTTGGATTGATATAGTGATACATTTCATTCATCGTTTCCGAGAATGATTTTTTGGTGTTTGAATGTAAATTTGATATCGCAATACGAGCGGCCAATTGTGCATAATCTGGGTGAGCAATTGTCATAGAAGCAGCAGTTTCTGCAGCAAGATTATCCAGTTCGGATGTAGAAACCCCATCATACAAACCTTCAATAACACGCATAGCAACTTTAACTGGATCAACCAATTCGTTCAAGCCATAACATAACTTTTTAATTCTCTCTGTAATTTTATCAAACATTACAGGCTCTTTGTGGCCGTCTCTTTTTACAACGTACATACTCTCTAATTTATTTAGTGAATGAATTGTGACTTACGAACAGT
Protein-coding sequences here:
- a CDS encoding ribonucleoside-diphosphate reductase subunit alpha, with the translated sequence MYVVKRDGHKEPVMFDKITERIKKLCYGLNELVDPVKVAMRVIEGLYDGVSTSELDNLAAETAASMTIAHPDYAQLAARIAISNLHSNTKKSFSETMNEMYHYINPRTNQESPLLAEEVHKVIMENAEFLDSHIIYNRDFNYDYFGFKTLERSYLLKINGKIVERPQHMLMRVSVGIHLDDLKSVLETYDLMSKKFFTHATPTLFNAGTPKPQMSSCFLLAMQDDSIDGIYDTLKQTAKISQSAGGVGLSIHNVRATGSYIRGTNGTSNGIVPMLRVFNDTARYVDQGGGKRKGSFAIYIETWHADIFDFLDLKKNTGKEEMRARDLFFAMWTSDLFMKRVQEDSTWTLMCPNECPGLYDVYGEEFEALYTDYEFRGKGRKTIKARELWEKILESQIETGTPYMLYKDAANRKSNQKNLGTIRSSNLCTEIMEFTSSDEVAVCNLASISLPMFIENGAFNHQLLFDVTKRVTRNLNRVIDRNYYPVKEAENSNMRHRPIGLGVQGLADAFIMLRLPFTSDEAKTLNQEIFETLYFAACTASMEMAIEEGPYSTFKGSPMSNGEFQHNLWGMKDEELSGRWDWASLRKEVVKNGVRNSLLVAPMPTASTSQILGNNEAFEPYTSNIYTRRVLSGEFIVVNKHLLHDLVRLGLWNDNLKQEIMRHNGSVQNIDIIPQDLKELYKTVWEMSMKDIIDMSRQRGYFVDQSQSLNLFMQDANYSKLTSMHFYAWQSGLKTGMYYLRTKAAVDAIKFTLNNDKKEEAIPDSKPQARVLEAVEVQAQMTPEEYRAMIELAKNAGPEDCEMCGS